One genomic window of Candidatus Omnitrophota bacterium includes the following:
- a CDS encoding acyl carrier protein, with product MSAMITDNIDKVIRAIVAEILEIEEDKITPDANFVGELGMDSMMALEILASLEKKYKIKIPEEYLTKVTSLQDTINIVKKIVEKD from the coding sequence ATGAGTGCTATGATAACCGATAATATAGATAAAGTAATACGTGCTATTGTGGCAGAGATACTCGAGATAGAGGAAGATAAGATTACTCCAGATGCCAACTTTGTCGGAGAACTCGGCATGGACTCTATGATGGCGCTCGAAATACTCGCTTCTCTCGAAAAAAAATATAAGATAAAAATTCCAGAAGAATATCTTACAAAAGTCACAAGCTTACAGGATACGATCAATATAGTAAAAAAGATAGTCGAAAAAGATTAA